A region of the Myxococcus stipitatus DSM 14675 genome:
CAGACTTGATGGGCGTTGCCGTTCGTGCCGAGGAGAGCGCCCCGGTGTACCTGGGGACGGACGGAGTGGATCGGCACCGTTGGGTGCTTAATTTTGGTGTTGGATACGTCTTTCATTTGGGGTGAGCATCTAAGATGGCGGCTCGCGCTATGCGGGGACCTTGGTGATGAAAAAGCGAACCCAGTCGATAAAGATATATACTTGCCGGAGTTCGTATTTGTCCCACATGGCGTGAGCTGCTTGATTGCGTAGTGCGAGCTTCGCGGTTATCTCTTTCTGTGTCGGCAGATCGTAGGCCCCAGCCTTGGCTAGTTCTGCGTTAATTGCCTCTGTTGATTTGTTCTCTCCGTTGTCTTTGAGGAGGGATATGGTGTGCTTTTGTGCGAGCTGGCGTAGATGTTGCTCAAGGACGCCTGCGGCCACAACGGCGGCTGGGTCCTTGAACCCCTTTTCTGCCAGGTGGTGGGCCATTTCGAGAAAGTCCGAAAACACATCTCGATGAATCAGTTCGGTTACTGAATTGAGTAGGCCGTGCTCGTATTCGTGGCGAATGCCCCTCAGTGCTCCTGAAAGCTGTTCGCGGGCGTCGTCGCTGGAGGAGCCATACGTCCCCAGTATCGCGTTCGTCTGCGTCCGGAAGGGAGAGTTGGGCGAAGCGTACCGGGCGATGGCCGATGCGAGCATTAGGCATGCTCGTGTAAGGTCTCCTGTGTCTTTCAAGGTCTCCGTTATCAATTCGGGCGCAGTATCCGTCCAAGCGTTTCCTCGAGTGTGGTATGCGTGTGTTTTTGTGCGAATGTTCTCTGCCTCGCGCAGAGTTCGATCTATGTCTTCTAGAATTGCTTGGGTGTTGGTTGCCACGTCGAGGCTCCTTGGCTGTTCGCTATTGCCTGGGTCTGGTGACTAATGCTCTCGCCCTGAGAAAGGCTTGTCAACCGCGTTGGACGGCGTTGACGTTGTCTGCCTGGGCCACTCGCGGAAAGCGTCCCCATAAAGAAGTAGTGGGATGCCCGTTCGAGTCAAAGTAGATGTCGTGAAGTTGGCACGTCTGTGCCGCTCACCCTCCGAGGTGCTGCGCGCACTGGACGTGCCGTGCCGGGACATTGCGCGCCTCGCCCTCGACTACTCCCTGTTCCTGGTGCCAGTAGGCAAGGATGGGGCTGACGGACACCTGCGCGATACGGCCTTCCTCGACGGTCCTCGCTACAACCTCGGGCCTCCCCTCTCCACCACCTGGACTGCGGGCTACTCGCACCCATCCGCCGGTCCCATTCACGAGGGCTGGCACTGGGGCGAGCAGATTTTCAATCCGCCTTCCCACTTCCTGCGCAAGTCCTTCCGGCGTGCCCGGGGGCGCGCTCGCCGCCGTGTTGCCGCTGTCCTCGAGGACTTCCTCGCCCGTCGCTTTCCCTCGCACTGAAGGAGACACCCATGGCCCAACCCCGAGAGGCTTTCTTCGACAAGCTCTACATCCGCGCCACGAACACCGCGCCCACCGAGGTGGACGCGCTGGACGGTGTCACGGAAGCGCCTGTCAACCGCGCCAAGGACACCGTCGACTCCAACTACTTCGGAGGGGACGGGTACAAGCGCAGCAAGGGCACCCTGAAGTCATTCACCATCCCCCTGTCGGGACACGTCTTCCAGGGGAGCGCTCCCCAGAAGGTTCTCCGCGACTCCTTCGAGTCCGATGCCACGGTGTTCTTCACAATCATCGAGGACGAGACGGCGCCCCAGGGTAGCCAGGGCTACCGCTACCCCGTGACGGTGACGTCCTACGAAGAGGGGCGCAGCTCCACGGACGTCGTCACCTTCTCCGCCACCCTCACCGGCCAGGGCGCGCCCGTCGCGGTGTAGCGGGCCTTCGCTTCCACATCTTCGAGGAGACATCCATGTCCGCACCTGTCATGCACCGAAAGCCCCTTGGCACCCGCCGAGCCCTCCACAAGCGCGTCACCCTGGATGGCGCCGAGTTCGACATCTGCCGTCCCACGCTGGGCGAGAAGATGGATGTGCTGTCCGCCTCCCGCGCCGCCGGGGAGATGGGCGACAATCGCCAGCCCGTGGATGAAGCGGCGGGGATGATGATGATTGCCCGCATCGCCGCGTGTTGCCTGTACTTCCCAGGCACCGCGACGCGCGTCTTCACTGCGGAGGACGTTCCAGCGGTGAAGAACGAGCCCTGGCTGGAGGAAGTTCAGGGCGAGCTGGCCTTGGCCTTCGCGGGTCCGACGCTGGAGACGGCGAAGGGAAACTCCGAGACCACCCCGAGCTGAAGGCCCTGCATGGGGTGGTGAAGCTGACGGGCCAGTCTCCGGACGCGGTGCGCGGGTGGGCATGGGACGACGTCGTCCACCTGCTGGCCCTCTGCGACATGGAGGCCGAGGAGCTGCGCGCGGGCCGTCCTCATGTGGGCGCGCGAGCGGGAGCCCCACAGGTGACGGTGTACCGGAAGCGTCCGAAGAGGTGAGGCATGTCTGGCGGCGGACTCAAAGTAGGTGACCTCTATGTGTCCGTGACGGCCTCCATTGGCGGGGCCATGGCCAATCTGGCCAAGCTGGTGGAGGGCGTGGAGAAGGCCGCCAAGGAAGTGAAGGAGAAGGCGGGGGACCTCGGGGAGATTGGCGCGGTGGTGGCGGCGGGACTCGCGGGTGCCGTGGCCGCCGCGTCCCAATCCAACAGCGCCATGGCCGAGGAGGTGGAGCGGATTACCTCGCTGCTCTACACGCTGGCCGCCGACATTGGCGACGCGCTGATGCCGGTGGTGAAGCGTGTGGCCGATGGGCTGGAGCGCATGGTGGCCAGCTTCCAGTCCCTCTCGCCCGGGGTGCAGGCCACGGCCCTGGACATGGCTGTCTGGGTGGGCGGCGCGGGACTCGCCCTGATGGCGATGTCCAAGGTGGCCGGTGGGGTTGAGGCCGTAGCGGCGGGCTTTGGCCTTCTGCTCTCCGCCGTCAACGCGATGAACAAGTCCATGGCCCTGGCCTCGCTCGCGGGCACCATGGACAAGGTGACGCAGGCCATGGGCGGAATGGTGGCCAGCGCGCCCAACGTGAAAGGCAGCCTCGCGCGCCTGGCCCTGTCCTTCGGGACGCTGCTGGTGCCGCTCGCCGCCGTGGCTGCCGCCATGACGGGCGTGGTGCTGCTGGCGGGTGCCGTCTACGCGGCCTGGAAGGACTCCAGCACGGGCCTTGCCGACTTCTTCCGGGACCTTGGGGAGAAGCTGGGGCGGCTGGCCGCGCGCATTGCCGATGCCTTCGCCAGCGCCTTCTCGGCTCTCGGGGAGTTCCTCCAGCGCGCCGCCGCCTTCATGCTGGAGCGCGTGGCGGCCCTGGTGCGCGGTGTCTCGCGCCTCTTGGAGCCGGTGGCCAGGGCGGCGGGGCTGAATGAGCTGGCGGACGCCTTCGCGTCGGTGTCCACCCTCACGGGCAAGCAGCTCCTCGACACGTTGGGCCAAGGCGTCCAGGTGCTTTGGATGGGCGCGAAGGACGTGGCGGGCGTGGTGGGCTCGGCGGTGGCCGATGCCGGGCGGACGCTGGCCGAGGGCGCGGCCTTTGGATTGAGCTCCAGTTCGGACGGAGCCAAGCGTCTGGGGGCTGACATCGCCCAGGCCCTCATGCTGGACCGCATCACCGAGTCCATGGACGCGCTCGTGGAGCGAATCACCGGCATCTTCTCAGGGGAAGGAAAGGCGCGCATTCGCCAGCCCACGGACAAGGGGGCGTTGGCAGATGCCGCACGCGAGGAGGCCGCGCGAGAGCGGGAGCTGGCGAACCTCCAGCGCCAGGCCGCCGAGGAGTCACACCGCGAATTCGTCGCCAGCATTCGCGTGGACGAGGCCGCGGGGGCCGCCTCCTTCGCGCTGATGCGGCGTGAAGCCGAGGCCCTGGCCGATGCCGCCAAGGACGCGATGCGGAAGGCCAGCGAAGCCATGCAGGCGGCCCGGGAAGCCCTCGTGAATCGCTTCCTCGGCGGCCTGGGGCAGTTGGCGGACCTCATCAACGCGGGGCTCCAGGGCTTCCAGGCGGGCGGGGCCTACGGGGCGATTATCGCCGTGGTGGCGGAGCTGCTCATGCAGTCCAAGGGCTTCAAGGATGTCATAGAGGTCACCAACGGCATCATCCAACAGGTGGCGGATGCGCTCGGGACGCTCCTGGAGCCGCTCCAGCCCCTGCTCGGCGCCATCTCCCTCATCATCGACGCCTTCTTCTCCAGCCTGACGCCCGTCTTCGAGATGCTGGCGAACGCGATTGAGCCGCTGGCGGCACCTCTCGCGCTCATCGGACAACTGCTGGAGGGGCTCGCGCCTCTCTTCGCGCAGTTGGGCAAGGTGTTCATGTTGATTCATGACCCACTGAGCCAACTGGTGGGCCCGGTGATGAAGGCCCTGTTTGGCGTGCTGAAGTTCGTGGCCATGGTCATCCTCGCCGTGGCGCGGGCGATTGGCTGGGTCTGGAATCTCATCGTCAGTGCGGTGCAGAAAGTCATCCGCGCATTGAGCAGCCTTGTCTCGTGGACGGGCTTCGACGGGTTGGCGCGCTTCGCTCGGAGCCTCGACAGCCTGCGGGTGGACACAGACGCCATGCGCGAGTCCTTCGACGCGCTGCAAGACATGACGTGGGAGTCGGCCATGGCGCGGGCCGAGGAGGCGGCGCGGGTCCGCGAGCACACGGACGCCGTGACGCGCGCCACGGAGGCGATGACCAACGTCCCGTCCGCCTGGAAGCGGGCGCTGCGCACCTTCGAGTCCGAGAATGCGCAGGAAGGGCCCACGCGTCCCCCGACACGGACGCCACCGAAGAGCACCATGCCCGAGGATGTGGACGTGCCGGACGAGGACGAGCACCGAGCCACGCCCATTCAGAGTGCCGGGGTGCCTCTACCTCCGGAGCTGATTGCAGTCATGGACCGGATGTTGCGCATGGTGGGGATGCGCATGAGCGAAGCGGGGCGCCTGGTGCCCATCACCTACAACATTGTCGGCTACGACATTGACGCGGCCATGGAGCAGACGCGCCGGGACGAGGAACTGCGCCAGCAACGCACGAGCCTTCGCACCAGTGGCAGCCGCATCCGTCCGTCGTCGCGCTATTCACCCGTCTGAGGAGTCCCCATGTCCGCGCTCACCCTCTCAGGGATTCCCTTGCCTGTCCTCGCTGACCGGGGGCTGACGTACACGCCCACGTTGCTGGGCGAGCATCGCCGCGCGTTCTCCGGGTGGCTACGCACGAGCGAGCGGCGCGAAGTCATCACCTACGCGGGGAACACGGGCCCGCTGTCCCAGGAAGAGGCTCGCGCGTACCGGGGACTCCTCAAGGGCGAGGGGCACGTCTGGAACTTCGATGTGGGGATGCGGAGCAACACCTTCCTTCTGCCGAGCGGCACTGTTGGGACGATGAGTGTCTGGGCGGGAGGGCGGTTTGGCGCGTGTCTGCGCATGTCCGTCAGCTCCAGCATCACGCTTCCCGTGGCGCTCGGGCCGAGGTGGACGGTTGCCTACTGGTGGAAGCTGGAAGGGACGGCCCACTGGACTCACTTCGTCCACCGCTCGGGTCATCTCATCGCGAGCAACGGCCAGGGTGACGCAGTCCCTTCCTCGGAGGGCGCCCTGGTGGTGGACGACGCGGGTGCCTTGCCCGGTGGGGATGTGACGCTGCGAATCCTCCCGCGCTCCGCTGGTGGCCTCTTCAACCCCAACAACGCGGCCTTGCTGGTGGATGACGTCGTTGTCCTGCCGTGGGTGATGCCGTCCTCGTGGCTGTCGCCCTGGTTCAGTGCGGGCCAGCCCTTCGGCGCGCCGTACCCATACCACTTGGCCTCGGGCCGCGCGCTGTTCGAGCCGCGTGTGGTGTTGGGGCGGATGGGGCAGGGGAGAGCGGTGCAGTGGTGGCAGGACGGTGGCTTCGTGCTGGGCCAGGAGTTCGACTTCGAGTTGCAGGAGCGTTGAGCATGCGTCCCTTGTCTTCCTTCCAGGCGGCCCTCCTCACCAGTCCCACCGGCTACTCGACGCACCCGCGTGTCTGGGTGAGGGACTTGAGGGGGACATGGCTCAAGCTCAACTCCCTCCTCGACTCGGACTGGGTGCTGGGGGTGCGCATCAGCGAGAAGCTGGATGCTCCCGTGGCCGAGGCCGAGGTGACGCTGGCGCGCAGTGGCCCCGGTGGGGCGCGCCTGTCCCTCTCGCCGTTGGTGGTGCAGTCGCTCATCAACACCACGGGAGGCGCCTTCGCTCCGTTGCTGGCCGAGGCGGCCTACTTCCGCGTCGAGTTGGGGCTGGCGGCGCTGGGCCAGGTGCCCAAGGAGGAGGACTATTTCGAGGTCTTCCGTGGCCGCATTGACGAGGTGGACCCGGGGGCCGAGGAGCTGAAGGTGGTGGGGCGGGACTTGGCCGGGCTCCTCCAGGACACCTTCATCGAGGTGGAGCGCGAGTATGGAGACGACTCCGCGGGCGTCCCGGTGCAGCACATCATCCAGGCCCTCTGTAACGACAACGGCCTGTCCAGCTTCGGCCTCTACGTGCCGGTGGACCCGCTCTCCCAACGGGGCAAGTACAAGCAGAAGGTGGAGCCGGTGCTGGACGCGGTGCGTACCCTCGCCCAGCGAATCGGTTGGGACTGCCGGATGAAGTGGCGCCCCGTTGCCGGGGCGTATGCGCTGACGCTCTACGCGCCGGACCGGCTGCAATCCGCCGAGGAGTGGGCCTATGGCCCGGACGAGTACGGCGAGCCCGACTCCGTGACACGCCAGCTCACGGACATCCGCACGGACGTCGAGGTCGTCTACTCGGACAGGGCGGACCTGGACTCCTCGGGCGTGCCCAAGCGCAAGCGCGTCACGGCCAGCAACCCCACGGTGCGCGCGCAGGTGGGGCGGCGGTGGATGCAGCTCGTGGAAGAGGACACCAGCAATATCGACAGCCGGGCGGAAGCCCAGCGGCTCGCGGACGCGGCGGTGGCGGACCTCTCCGTTTCGCCCCTCACGGTGGGGCTGACGGTGGACCCTCACCCGGGCCTGGAGCTGGGAGACATGGTGCGGGTGGAACCGGACGGCATCCGTCTGGACACGGCGCAGCTCCTCGCCGTCCAGGAGATTGAGCACTCCTGCTCCACGGACGGTGTGGCGCGAATGAAGCTGGTGCTGCGCGGTCAGCCCTCGACGTCGGTGCGGGAGTGGCTGGAGCGTGACGCGCGGCCCGGCATCGCTCCGAGCGCGCCATTCACGGGGCCTGCCGCGCCCCAGGGCGTCAGGGCCATGCCCATCGTCAACGGCTTCACCGTGACGTGGACGCCCGCTCCGTCCGGCCCTCGCTGGGAAGAGTACGAGCTGCATGTCTCCCGGGACGCGGGCTTCGCGCCTTCTCGGGACACCTTCAAGGAGAGAGGGAAGCGGACCTCGTTTCAGGTGTCCGACTTGAAGCCGGGCGTGACGTACTTCTGCCGGGTGGTGGGGCGGGACGTGAAGGGCAACGTGGGGGCGCCCTCCGAGGCGGTGTCCGTCACCTCGGCCTACGTGACGCCCGGCGCGATGTTGCCAGGAGTGGCCTTCGGTGAGTCTCCACCCAACCCGGACTTCGAGGCGTGGAGCGTGGAGTCCTCGCCTCCCGATGCGTGGGTGATGGGCGAAGGGCTGTGGGGAGGACATGCCCAGGTGACGGAGGACGCCTTCACCGGTAAGCGCGCGGTGCGGCTGATGGCGAACTACACGCGCCTCGACTCGCAAGCGATGATTGCCCGTCCTGGGGACAGGTACAGCGTGGACGCGCTGGTGAAGTCAATGCAGTTTGGGGCGAGCCTGACCATTCAACTCGTCTGGCTGGGCGGCGCCTTCAACGTGGTGTCTGTGTCCACCATCAGCGACTTCTTGTCCCCCAGTGAGTGGCGCCCTGTGAGGGGCATCCAGACGGCTCCGACTGGGACGCGCTACGTGCAGGTGCGCCTTCGCGTGCCCTACGAGCCCGGGACTCCATGGGTCCACGTCGATTCAGTGCGCCTGGAGCGAGTGGGGGGCATCGTCGAGCGGTGGGCGGCGATTCGCTCGGAGCAAATCACGGACTTGGAGAATGGCTGGACTGCGTGGAACACGGCCCACTTCCCGTTGGGTTACTACAAAGGCAGCGACAACGAGGTGTCCATGCGTGGCCTGGTGCGCCCGGGGACGGTGGGCTACGTGACGCTCTTTCAATTCCCAGTGGGCTATCGGCCCAGTAGCCCGCGCATCTTCCCGATGCCCGCGACGAATGGAATAGCCCAAGGGCACGTCGACCCGGATGGACGGGTGCAGGTGTACTCAGTACCGGAAGGCGCATTGTGGGTGAGCCTGGACGGGGTGCGGTTCCGCGCCGAGTCCTAGCCATCGCCTGTACACTCGCGCGATGCCCGGTTCCCCAGTCGCTCGCGCCAATCGGAGGCATTTCTGGTTCATCGTCCTCGGTGTGGGCGTGCCAGTAAGCGTGCTCTACTTTCTTGCGTTTGCCGACATCGCTTCGGTGTGCGTTTGCGGTGATGGACAGCTCCGAAAAATCATCCGAGTCGCCCTGGAGGATAAGGACAAGCTCTGCTCCCGTGCATGCGAAGGCCTCGGGGGCGGTCATTGGCTGCGGGATGGATTGGTGCCGGAGTTAGAACGCAAGACGAGCTCAGACGCTGGCTTGAAGTGACAAAGCAGTGGGCTCGGGCCGCAGCGAGAAAGCGTCCCCATTGAAGAAGGAGAGCGGGAGACGTGCGGCATGTCGCCGTGCGCCCCGCGTGAAAGGCTCTCCATGCTTCGTTCTTCGTTCCTTCTGTCGTGTCTCGTGCTCGCCTCGCCCGCGCTGGCCGCCGAGTCTCCGGGCATACCGGACCCGAGCCGGATTGAGGAGTTCGCGCGGCTGGTCTTCGACGCCGTGACGTCGCGCAACTGGGCGCTCGTCGCATCCCTCGCCGTGGTGGCGGTGGTGTACGTGCTGCGCCGCTTCGGCGGCACGCGCATCCCGTGGCTTGCCTCCTCGCGGACGGGGGCGGTGCTGGCCTTGCTGGTGGCCGTAGCGGGCGCTGTGGGCAACGCGCTCCTCGCGGGGACGCCCTTCACCTGGGGCCTTCTGCTCAAGGCGCTGGGCATCGGCCTGGGCGCCGCGGGTGGTTTCTCCGTGCTGAAGGCGCTCCTCTTCGGTGATGCAGCGGTGAAGAAGGCCGAGGCGGCGGGCGAGGTGGCTGCTGGGGAGATTGCTGGCAAGGCGGCGGCGGTGGCCGTGCTGGAGCAGCTCCACAAGGGCCGCAAGCCGTGAGGTGCCTGGCCCTGGCGCTGGCCCTGGTGGCATCGGGGCCGGTGCGCGCCGAGGCCGAGGTGCTGGACGTCGCCCGCGCCACCGTGACGCTTCAGGATGGGCGCACGGTGGACGTGGGCGAGGGGTGCTGGCTGTCCGAGGCGAGGTGCATAGGGACAGCCCGCGAGGTGCGCCGCCTCCAGGCCGAGAACGAGGCCCTTCGTACCCAGGCAGGCGCTGTGCCGCTGGTGAAGGTGCTCGTGGCGCTCGGCCTGGGCGTGGGGTTGGGCTTTGCGGCGGCACGGCTCGTTCGGTGAAGGGTTGAGCTTTTAAAGTTCTAGATGTGTGGACTTATCCAGTTTGAGTGGGTGAGAATCCTTGGGAGCACTCACGCTTGCTTCCGAGGCCCTCATGCCCACCACGACTGACAGCGGTCGATTCGTCGCGCAGTCCCACCTCCCGCCACCCGTGACTCCCGACGCGCCCGAACCCCTCTTCACACTGGGCAGCGTTCGGTATGTGGCCGTGCGCGAGTTGACGGTGATGCCCTCAGGGGAGGTGTTGCTGCTGGCCCATCGCTACGTGCTGGATGAGGACGTGCCGGGCCCGTGCCTCGTGCGGCGCCTCCCCAGTCCGGCCACGTACGAGGAGCGGAAGAGGCTCGTTGATGAGATTCAACTGGCCTTCCGCCTCAACCACCCGAGCATCGCCCAGGTGCAACATCTGAAGATTCACCGAGGGGCCCCCCATGTCGTCATGGAGTGCGTGGATGGTCCCTCCCTGGACACGCTGATGAGCGCAGGTGTGGCACGGGGAAAGCCTGTGTCCGAGGCGCTGGCTCTCTTCATTGCGGCCGAGGTCGCGGATGCCCTTCACTACGCCCACACGTTGCGCGGGGAGGACAACAGGCCGCTGGGCATCGTCCATCGCGACGTCAACCCTCGCCACGTCTACTTGGGGAACCACGGTGGCGTGAAGCTGGCCAACTTCGGTGCTGCCTACTCGTTGATGGTGGGGCGTGTCCGCTCACCCGCCAACCTTGTGCGAGGGGATGTGGCCTATGCCTCGCCCGAGTACGTGGAGCGACAGCCCGTATCCCCGGCATCGGACCTCTTCAGCCTCGGGGTGGTGCTTGTGGAGCTGCTGACGGGCAAGCACCTCTTCGATGTGGAGGATGTGCCCACGGCTCCGGATGGGATGTCACCCCTCCAGGGTGAACCGTTTCCGTCCCTGCCGTTGACGCAGATGCGGGTGTTGCTCTCCCGCTTCGGTCCGGCGGACGTCGAGAGCGTGGTGAAAGAGCTGTCGCCTGACGTGAAGGCCATCCTCCATGCGGCGCTTCGCGTCGCTCCCGGTGAGCGCTTCGCGACGGCTGCGGACATGGGAGAGGTGCTGCGCGCGGCGTTGACGAAGCGGCACCCTAGCTATGGGCGCCAGGACGCCCAGCAAGAGATTGCCCGTGTCATCGCGGAGGGGAGCTGCCTCCGGGACATGATGGAGTTTGGTGAGGCAGGCATCTACCCGGAGGGGTTGGACGCTCACGAGATCGAGGCGCTCTCGGACGACGAGGACTAGCGAGTCAGAACGGTGGCGACTCGGAGGAGGGCGTCCAACTCCTCTGCGTCCATCTTCCGTGCAAGGGCCAGGAGGCGGCGCAGCTCCGGGGTTTCGGCTTCGAGGACAGGGGGGCTCGTCGTCTTCTTGCCCCCTCCCTGCGGCACCATTCCCATCAAATCCTGCGGAGTGAGGCCCAGTGTTGTGGCGAGGCGGTGGAGGACGGGGACACTGGGCAGCACCTTCCCGCGTTCCAGGCGACCGTAGGCGGGTTCCACGAGACCCACGCGCTCGGCAACTTCTCCGCGTGTCAGGCCCAGCTTCAACCGCACCTCTCGCGCTCGTGAGCCAATAGTGATTGCCAGGACTTCATTCATGGGAGTTCCCCTTCATGGGTTGGGGGGATGGAAGAGGCTTGGTGCACGCGACCTTCATAGCGGGAGTGGATACCAGACATCCAGCGACTCATAATGAATGTCAGAGGTTCTCATCTGGAAAAGGGAGCAAAGAGAGGACTCCCTGCTGGGTAGTTCATCTGGTAGGTTCCTCTGCCAGTTGGGAGGGCGCGCACATGAGTGATGGCCGGGTGACTGGGAGACGGATGCTGTGAGGCAGAGAGAGCCTGTCCTCGCTGCGCTTGCGTCCGGTGTCCAGGTGATGGGCTACACGGTGGAGCGGCGCCTGGGGAGTGGCGGCTTTGGGGCTGTGTACCTCGCACGGTGTGAGGGACAGGCTTACGCGCTGAAGCTGTTGGACCTGGCGCGGGTGGGCGGTCGCGTCGAGCGCGAGGTGTCCATCCTCTTGCAGTTGAGCCACCCCAACGTGGTGGGCATTCACGGCTTCGGGAAGTGGCCTGTGGTGGCCCCGGAGTTCGGCGTCATCATCATGGAGTACGTGGAAGGGCGGCAGTTGGACGTCTGGGCGTCCGAGGAGAACCCTTCCGCGCGGCAGGTAGCGCGCGTCATGCTGGATGTGGCTCGGGCGTTGGACGGAGCTCATGGAGCAGGGGTTCTGCACCGTGACGTGAAGGAGGCCAACGTCATGGTGCGCACCTCGGATGGTGCGGCCAAGCTGGTGGACTTCGGGGTGGGGGACTACGTGGGGGCTCCCGGCCTCACGGTGGATGTCCTTCCGCCCGGGACGCCGGAGTACCGCTCACCGGAAGCCTGGAGTTTCTTTCGCAAGAATGCCCAGGTGTTGGGGGCAATCTACGCGCCGGGGCCCATGGATGACTTGTGGGCGCTGGGGGTGGCTCTCTATCAACTCCTCACGGGGAGGCCGCCCTTTGGCGGGGACAACTTCACGCTGGCGGACATCATCATCGCGCAAGAGGTGATGCCTCCGCGTCAGGTGAATGAGCGCGTGCCCTCGGCGCTGAGTGACGTGTGCATGAGTCTGCTGGAGAAGTCGCCAGCGGCAAGGATGCCGAGTGCCAGGGCCCTCTGTGTGGCGCTGGAGGATGCGCTGCGAGGTGCAGACCCGTCGTGGGATGTCCCGCTGTGTGATGCGTTCGGGGCAGACACGGCGACGACAGAGGGGGGGCGGGACAGCCTGGACAAGTGGTTGGAAGAGCCGCTGCACAGGCCGCGACGTGGGAAGAAGCTCCCGCAAGCGGTTCCGGCTATTGGGAAGGAGCAGGCGCCACCTCTAGAGGAACAGGCTCCGTCTCCGCCACGTCCACAGAGGGCTTCTCGCATTCTCCGAGGCCGAGGCGCGGCTGTCCTCGTGGGCCTCCTGGCGCTTGTCGCGGTGGTAATGGTGTGGACCTGGGGGACGCTGCGCGTTGCGGGAGCCGTGCCAGCCCGTCAGGAAGTAGCGCGGTCTGGGAGTTCGTCCCAAGCTGTCCAGGCCCCAGCCCCCTCCCCAGGGAAGGAGTCCACCCCTGTGGCCGTCGCTGCCCCTGCGATGCTTCCCGAGGCTACAACTGTGAAGATGGAGAAGACCGAGACCCCGACGCCACCGAAGCCCACGCGGAAGAGCGCGAGCATCATGAGTAGGGCGCTCGTCGCGGTGGCCGCATGCACGGGTTTGGCATGCCCCGGCGTACAAGTGCGTCCGCCGCCACCTCCAGAGCCGTGTCCTGATGGCGCAGTCGCAGCGATGAAGGATCTGGACATTGGAATCGGAGATAGAGGTCACGCGGTCTTTAGTGGGGTTGGTGGCAAGGTTGTTTCCGTGCGTGACGGTCCAGTTCGGATGCGGCTGGCGGGCGACTGGGAGGATATGCCGGGGAATACAGTCCTGTCTGGCGAGCTGGTCGTGAGGGACAGAGTCTATGGTCGCCTCACTTGGGCCACTCCGCCAAAGGGCAGGGGCTTTCCTGTGTGTTTGGAGGTCTATGAAGATGGTGGTGGTCGCGGGATGCCACGAGAAGGTGGTGACGATTCCGATTCCAGCGCCAGAATCTTCTCTTCCGCTCGCGTGAAAGCGGTGAGCGAGTTTGAGTGACGCATCTTGTGGGCGGGATTGAGAACGTCCAGGGGAGGGGTGGCGCTAGAGTGACTTCCAGCTTGAGAGTCATACTCTTGGGGCTTTTCATTGCGTCTGGCAGTTTGGCTGCGCAGCCCCAGCAATTGGCTACGGCGATAGGGGCTCGCCGCATCGAGTTGAT
Encoded here:
- a CDS encoding phage tail tube protein — translated: MAQPREAFFDKLYIRATNTAPTEVDALDGVTEAPVNRAKDTVDSNYFGGDGYKRSKGTLKSFTIPLSGHVFQGSAPQKVLRDSFESDATVFFTIIEDETAPQGSQGYRYPVTVTSYEEGRSSTDVVTFSATLTGQGAPVAV
- a CDS encoding phage tail assembly chaperone; its protein translation is MSAPVMHRKPLGTRRALHKRVTLDGAEFDICRPTLGEKMDVLSASRAAGEMGDNRQPVDEAAGMMMIARIAACCLYFPGTATRVFTAEDVPAVKNEPWLEEVQGELALAFAGPTLETAKGNSETTPS
- a CDS encoding fibronectin type III domain-containing protein, producing the protein MRPLSSFQAALLTSPTGYSTHPRVWVRDLRGTWLKLNSLLDSDWVLGVRISEKLDAPVAEAEVTLARSGPGGARLSLSPLVVQSLINTTGGAFAPLLAEAAYFRVELGLAALGQVPKEEDYFEVFRGRIDEVDPGAEELKVVGRDLAGLLQDTFIEVEREYGDDSAGVPVQHIIQALCNDNGLSSFGLYVPVDPLSQRGKYKQKVEPVLDAVRTLAQRIGWDCRMKWRPVAGAYALTLYAPDRLQSAEEWAYGPDEYGEPDSVTRQLTDIRTDVEVVYSDRADLDSSGVPKRKRVTASNPTVRAQVGRRWMQLVEEDTSNIDSRAEAQRLADAAVADLSVSPLTVGLTVDPHPGLELGDMVRVEPDGIRLDTAQLLAVQEIEHSCSTDGVARMKLVLRGQPSTSVREWLERDARPGIAPSAPFTGPAAPQGVRAMPIVNGFTVTWTPAPSGPRWEEYELHVSRDAGFAPSRDTFKERGKRTSFQVSDLKPGVTYFCRVVGRDVKGNVGAPSEAVSVTSAYVTPGAMLPGVAFGESPPNPDFEAWSVESSPPDAWVMGEGLWGGHAQVTEDAFTGKRAVRLMANYTRLDSQAMIARPGDRYSVDALVKSMQFGASLTIQLVWLGGAFNVVSVSTISDFLSPSEWRPVRGIQTAPTGTRYVQVRLRVPYEPGTPWVHVDSVRLERVGGIVERWAAIRSEQITDLENGWTAWNTAHFPLGYYKGSDNEVSMRGLVRPGTVGYVTLFQFPVGYRPSSPRIFPMPATNGIAQGHVDPDGRVQVYSVPEGALWVSLDGVRFRAES
- a CDS encoding serine/threonine-protein kinase, translating into MPTTTDSGRFVAQSHLPPPVTPDAPEPLFTLGSVRYVAVRELTVMPSGEVLLLAHRYVLDEDVPGPCLVRRLPSPATYEERKRLVDEIQLAFRLNHPSIAQVQHLKIHRGAPHVVMECVDGPSLDTLMSAGVARGKPVSEALALFIAAEVADALHYAHTLRGEDNRPLGIVHRDVNPRHVYLGNHGGVKLANFGAAYSLMVGRVRSPANLVRGDVAYASPEYVERQPVSPASDLFSLGVVLVELLTGKHLFDVEDVPTAPDGMSPLQGEPFPSLPLTQMRVLLSRFGPADVESVVKELSPDVKAILHAALRVAPGERFATAADMGEVLRAALTKRHPSYGRQDAQQEIARVIAEGSCLRDMMEFGEAGIYPEGLDAHEIEALSDDED
- a CDS encoding helix-turn-helix domain-containing protein, with the translated sequence MNEVLAITIGSRAREVRLKLGLTRGEVAERVGLVEPAYGRLERGKVLPSVPVLHRLATTLGLTPQDLMGMVPQGGGKKTTSPPVLEAETPELRRLLALARKMDAEELDALLRVATVLTR
- a CDS encoding serine/threonine-protein kinase → MGYTVERRLGSGGFGAVYLARCEGQAYALKLLDLARVGGRVEREVSILLQLSHPNVVGIHGFGKWPVVAPEFGVIIMEYVEGRQLDVWASEENPSARQVARVMLDVARALDGAHGAGVLHRDVKEANVMVRTSDGAAKLVDFGVGDYVGAPGLTVDVLPPGTPEYRSPEAWSFFRKNAQVLGAIYAPGPMDDLWALGVALYQLLTGRPPFGGDNFTLADIIIAQEVMPPRQVNERVPSALSDVCMSLLEKSPAARMPSARALCVALEDALRGADPSWDVPLCDAFGADTATTEGGRDSLDKWLEEPLHRPRRGKKLPQAVPAIGKEQAPPLEEQAPSPPRPQRASRILRGRGAAVLVGLLALVAVVMVWTWGTLRVAGAVPARQEVARSGSSSQAVQAPAPSPGKESTPVAVAAPAMLPEATTVKMEKTETPTPPKPTRKSASIMSRALVAVAACTGLACPGVQVRPPPPPEPCPDGAVAAMKDLDIGIGDRGHAVFSGVGGKVVSVRDGPVRMRLAGDWEDMPGNTVLSGELVVRDRVYGRLTWATPPKGRGFPVCLEVYEDGGGRGMPREGGDDSDSSARIFSSARVKAVSEFE